The following are encoded together in the bacterium genome:
- the pepF gene encoding oligoendopeptidase F, protein MSENRAHLDEQYTWDLTTVFPTDQAWEEELEALTAAIEATDYQGQVLSSASKLLEITQVQLELGRRLEKLYVYASMKNDEDTGLGLYQEFQSKALATYALLSGTFAFYEPEFMAITEDQYQAFLAEEPGLALYRHQFDRLLQKKAHVLSQAEEELLAGVSEIFSSPSETFSVLDNADLTFPYVPDGQGGLVELTHGNYISLMENPDREVRREAYEAMYGTYEQFRNTYAKTLQSNVKVQNFSAKVRKYASARQAALASNHIPEAVFETLIEAVNQHLPLLHRYIKLRKEILGLDDLKMYDVYTPLSQVDLAVSYDEALAKAEQVLAILGEDYASKVHQAFTERWIDVYPNKGKRSGAYSGGSYDTKAFMLLNWQDTLDNLYTLVHETGHSMHSMYTRENQPYVYGDYSIFLAEIASTTNENILTEALLQEVTDDKTRFAILNNYLDGFRGTIFRQTQFAEFEDAIHQADQAGEVLTSDFLSSLYAQLNEKYYGLPAEDNPDIQYEWARIPHFYYNYYVYQYATGFAAANFLADRIVHGSQDDKDKYLDYLKAGNSDYPLNVIKKAGVDMESVDYLNAAFAVFDKRLTELEELVKKGVHLS, encoded by the coding sequence ATGTCAGAAAATCGTGCACACCTAGATGAACAATACACCTGGGATTTGACCACTGTCTTTCCCACCGACCAGGCCTGGGAAGAGGAACTAGAGGCCCTGACCGCAGCCATTGAGGCGACTGATTATCAAGGACAGGTCTTGAGCTCTGCCAGTAAGCTTCTAGAAATCACCCAAGTCCAGCTGGAACTGGGGCGTCGACTGGAAAAACTCTATGTTTATGCTTCCATGAAGAATGATGAGGACACCGGTCTCGGGCTTTATCAGGAATTTCAATCCAAGGCTCTGGCGACCTATGCCCTCTTGAGCGGAACCTTTGCCTTCTACGAGCCAGAATTTATGGCGATTACCGAAGACCAGTATCAGGCTTTCTTGGCCGAAGAACCAGGGTTGGCGCTTTATCGTCATCAGTTTGACCGTCTCTTGCAGAAAAAAGCCCACGTCCTGTCTCAGGCAGAGGAGGAGTTGCTGGCAGGGGTCAGCGAGATTTTCTCCAGCCCGTCTGAAACCTTCTCGGTTCTGGACAATGCTGACCTGACGTTTCCCTATGTGCCAGATGGCCAAGGGGGCTTGGTTGAATTGACCCACGGCAACTACATCAGCCTGATGGAAAATCCTGACCGAGAAGTCCGTCGAGAGGCCTATGAAGCCATGTATGGTACCTATGAACAGTTCCGCAACACCTATGCCAAGACCCTGCAAAGCAATGTCAAGGTGCAAAATTTCTCAGCCAAGGTTAGAAAATACGCTTCTGCCCGTCAAGCGGCTCTAGCGAGTAACCATATTCCAGAGGCTGTCTTTGAAACCTTGATTGAAGCGGTTAACCAGCACCTGCCTTTACTTCACCGCTACATCAAGCTTCGCAAGGAAATTCTTGGACTCGATGACTTGAAAATGTACGATGTCTATACACCTCTGTCTCAGGTGGACTTGGCCGTTTCTTATGATGAGGCTTTGGCCAAGGCAGAGCAGGTCTTGGCGATTTTGGGGGAAGACTATGCTAGCAAGGTTCATCAGGCCTTTACGGAACGCTGGATTGATGTCTATCCTAACAAGGGGAAACGCTCAGGTGCCTACTCAGGTGGCTCTTATGACACCAAGGCGTTCATGTTGTTAAACTGGCAAGATACCCTGGACAATCTCTATACCCTGGTTCACGAAACCGGTCACTCCATGCACTCCATGTACACCCGTGAAAACCAGCCCTATGTTTATGGCGATTATTCGATCTTCTTAGCTGAAATTGCGTCAACCACCAATGAAAATATCCTGACCGAGGCCCTCTTGCAAGAAGTGACGGACGACAAGACCCGCTTTGCCATTCTCAACAATTATTTGGACGGTTTTCGTGGCACCATCTTCCGCCAAACCCAGTTTGCCGAGTTTGAGGATGCTATCCACCAGGCTGACCAGGCTGGCGAGGTTCTGACCAGCGACTTCCTCAGCAGTCTCTATGCCCAGCTCAATGAGAAGTATTACGGTCTGCCAGCCGAGGATAACCCAGACATCCAGTACGAATGGGCACGGATTCCACACTTTTACTATAACTACTATGTTTACCAATATGCGACCGGTTTTGCCGCGGCCAATTTCTTGGCAGACCGCATCGTTCACGGCAGTCAAGACGACAAAGACAAGTACCTAGACTACCTCAAGGCAGGGAACTCCGACTACCCGCTCAATGTCATCAAAAAAGCTGGTGTCGATATGGAGAGTGTGGATTACCTCAATGCCGCCTTTGCGGTCTTTGACAAACGCTTGACCGAGTTGGAAGAACTGGTTAAGAAGGGTGTGCATTTATCTTAG
- a CDS encoding putative holin-like toxin yields the protein MSTAEALHLMFEFGGFVISLLTFVIVLIKLNDKKK from the coding sequence TTGTCCACAGCAGAGGCTTTACATCTGATGTTTGAGTTTGGTGGCTTTGTCATCAGTCTTTTAACATTTGTAATTGTCCTTATCAAGCTAAACGATAAAAAGAAATAA
- a CDS encoding mitoguardin, which yields MKTKLKELQLKRNDKLFISIALIGTIILIIFSVGLRVRTQQNKKEHENQSQLVSQSNSEDSSKEPSSSSSEKNSSTSTTTTSPSSSSSEETSTESSTATESSSSSSSEETSTKSTTTPNSSSTEIASQEDTTSPIVIDVNEFINKDNNYELDTNQIYQFDAEPFETELWGLDADRKEYGITIKDGSHSGYLLLTTKAIAEEIKDSKTVTFTVKIDTTSTTYIDPVRVISATPKQ from the coding sequence ATGAAAACCAAGTTGAAAGAACTACAATTGAAACGAAATGATAAACTCTTCATCAGTATCGCACTGATTGGAACAATTATTTTAATCATATTTTCTGTAGGACTACGAGTAAGAACTCAGCAAAACAAAAAAGAGCACGAAAATCAAAGTCAACTAGTTAGCCAAAGTAACTCCGAGGATTCCAGTAAAGAACCAAGCTCTAGTTCTTCAGAAAAGAATTCAAGTACAAGTACAACTACGACTAGTCCTAGTTCCAGCTCATCAGAAGAAACTTCGACAGAATCAAGTACAGCTACAGAAAGTTCTAGCTCTAGCTCATCAGAAGAAACTTCAACTAAATCGACCACAACACCTAACTCATCAAGCACCGAAATAGCAAGTCAAGAAGATACGACTAGTCCTATTGTTATAGATGTCAATGAATTTATAAACAAGGACAATAACTATGAGCTAGATACTAATCAGATTTATCAATTTGATGCTGAACCGTTTGAAACAGAACTTTGGGGCTTAGATGCTGATAGAAAAGAATATGGAATAACTATTAAAGATGGCAGTCATTCTGGATATTTGTTGCTTACTACCAAAGCTATTGCAGAAGAGATTAAAGATAGCAAGACTGTCACATTTACAGTTAAAATTGATACAACATCAACTACCTACATAGACCCAGTACGTGTTATCTCAGCAACACCAAAACAATGA
- a CDS encoding DUF2614 family zinc ribbon-containing protein, with product MFDEFKNKLGKEVKGISLFSQSNNPFLQIKDIFDDDKLSQAEKRWAKFENQTLKGYNFWLFSWIPLMYSFLSLLWFIKVPGGIFSLFTGIVLFNLTVFIFYRGFNNLQKFKRLPNYFSCIADSKNGSLDEISAYLGYPYEVVVSDIEFLINKGILEKTFINHSKRVIVSPLIGEDVSKKSRSIVCPNCGATNKIIGQTTECEFCGSILTNTKEVIS from the coding sequence ATGTTTGATGAATTTAAAAATAAATTGGGAAAAGAAGTAAAGGGAATTTCTTTATTTTCTCAATCCAATAACCCGTTCCTACAGATTAAAGATATATTCGATGATGACAAATTGTCACAGGCTGAAAAAAGATGGGCAAAATTTGAGAACCAAACATTGAAAGGGTACAATTTTTGGTTATTTAGCTGGATTCCGTTAATGTATAGTTTCCTCTCACTACTGTGGTTTATAAAAGTTCCTGGTGGTATCTTCTCATTATTTACAGGTATTGTATTATTTAATTTAACTGTTTTCATATTTTATAGAGGATTTAACAATCTCCAAAAATTCAAGCGACTTCCAAATTACTTTTCGTGCATTGCTGATAGTAAAAATGGTTCGTTAGATGAAATTTCAGCCTATCTTGGTTATCCTTATGAGGTTGTCGTTTCGGATATTGAGTTTTTGATTAATAAAGGAATTTTAGAAAAAACGTTCATCAATCATTCTAAAAGAGTTATTGTTTCACCTCTTATTGGTGAAGATGTCTCAAAAAAATCAAGAAGTATCGTTTGCCCTAATTGCGGAGCTACTAATAAAATTATCGGTCAAACAACAGAATGTGAATTCTGTGGGTCAATTTTAACTAACACAAAGGAGGTCATCTCATGA
- a CDS encoding SPFH domain-containing protein has protein sequence MALIDLVKYDGTSNVFAWKFPNEELSTFTQLIVNESQEAVLVREGKITDLFTAGRYVLDTANIPILNNIINLPFGGKSPFTAEVWYINKTHNLDIKWGTPSPIQLQDPTFGIFAPVRANGVFGIQIKDSIKFLRKFVGTVSVFDTNNMTKVFRGIYITKVKDAIASYLVKKGIGILEINAYLNDLSEFLKEDLSHFLDDYGISLISFYINDISVPEDDEGVKQLKQALSKKAEMGIIGYNYQQERSFDTLEGAAKNTGSESSSIIGAGLGMAMGVGLGGNMVNHFENLTQTLTPQGENQATKYCIKCHTHLSAGAKFCQDCGQKQELSCPNCQQKVEFNMKFCSNCGQKLGGE, from the coding sequence ATGGCTTTGATTGACTTAGTGAAGTATGATGGCACATCAAATGTTTTTGCTTGGAAATTCCCAAATGAAGAATTAAGTACATTTACACAATTGATTGTAAATGAATCTCAAGAAGCTGTACTTGTTAGAGAAGGGAAAATTACAGACCTATTTACAGCTGGAAGATATGTACTAGATACTGCTAATATCCCAATACTAAATAATATCATTAACCTGCCTTTCGGTGGAAAATCACCATTTACCGCTGAAGTCTGGTACATCAATAAAACTCATAACCTAGATATTAAATGGGGAACACCTTCTCCAATCCAATTACAAGACCCAACTTTCGGAATCTTTGCCCCAGTTCGTGCCAATGGTGTTTTTGGTATTCAAATTAAAGATTCGATTAAATTCTTGAGAAAATTTGTTGGTACAGTTTCCGTTTTTGATACTAATAATATGACTAAAGTTTTCAGAGGTATATATATTACTAAGGTCAAAGACGCCATTGCAAGTTACCTTGTTAAAAAAGGTATCGGTATTTTAGAAATTAACGCATACCTAAATGATTTATCAGAATTTTTAAAAGAAGATTTGAGTCATTTTTTAGATGATTATGGCATTAGCTTAATTAGTTTTTACATCAACGACATCAGCGTTCCAGAAGATGACGAGGGGGTAAAACAACTTAAACAAGCTCTTTCTAAAAAAGCAGAAATGGGTATTATCGGCTATAACTATCAGCAGGAACGCTCATTTGATACCTTGGAAGGTGCCGCAAAAAATACAGGTTCTGAATCTTCTTCAATCATAGGAGCAGGACTTGGGATGGCTATGGGCGTTGGGCTTGGTGGAAACATGGTTAATCACTTTGAAAATCTCACTCAAACCCTCACACCACAGGGAGAAAATCAAGCTACTAAATATTGTATTAAGTGTCATACCCATTTGTCGGCGGGGGCTAAATTTTGCCAAGATTGTGGGCAAAAACAAGAGCTTTCTTGTCCGAATTGCCAACAGAAAGTAGAGTTTAACATGAAATTTTGTTCCAATTGTGGACAAAAATTAGGAGGAGAATAA
- a CDS encoding helix-turn-helix transcriptional regulator: MVNNSNLSRFVADRVRQIRKERKLTQEALSEASKLDIKYVNKFENYRHSARLETLESLLEALGITYSEFFNFDIKADMALVEELLVVLSKLPKEKQEKKIKALIALIEE, from the coding sequence ATGGTAAATAATAGTAATTTGTCACGATTTGTTGCAGATAGAGTTAGGCAGATACGTAAGGAACGGAAGCTGACACAAGAAGCCTTATCAGAGGCTTCTAAATTGGATATAAAGTATGTTAATAAATTTGAGAATTATAGACATTCAGCTCGATTAGAGACTTTAGAAAGCTTATTGGAGGCTTTGGGAATAACCTACAGTGAATTTTTTAATTTTGATATTAAAGCTGATATGGCATTAGTTGAAGAACTCCTTGTAGTTTTGTCTAAACTACCTAAAGAGAAGCAAGAGAAGAAAATTAAAGCACTGATAGCATTGATTGAAGAATGA
- a CDS encoding transcriptional regulator, producing MRKNRRIKGYRHMLGLSQGDLAMKLNISKQAYHNKEIGRTEFNDSEKLAIKNLLICEFPEITIDDIFFS from the coding sequence ATGAGAAAAAATCGACGTATAAAAGGCTATCGTCACATGTTAGGACTATCTCAAGGTGATTTAGCTATGAAATTGAACATTTCTAAGCAAGCGTATCACAACAAAGAGATAGGACGAACAGAGTTTAACGACTCTGAAAAGTTAGCTATAAAAAATTTATTAATTTGTGAATTTCCTGAAATTACAATTGACGATATTTTTTTTAGCTAA
- a CDS encoding helix-turn-helix transcriptional regulator — MEQTAIMVGLRIQSIRKQLGETMETFGKRFNVGKGTVNNWEKGRSIPKKPTLLLISKIGKLSVDELLFGSKSEYIEYLFKQKEHEVISDYDFISKEQLHNVVQDKKEKMLSKDLSEWDYNRIKKFIDRFFDKLVKGIPINTDDMLLEIVSTLNDKIVWVRGLYNEKGLKKKHRIQNYNLAPSYYQKVLTILQNARSEIDILRDTLEVDEATENNFIEE, encoded by the coding sequence ATGGAACAGACCGCAATAATGGTTGGATTAAGAATTCAGTCAATTAGAAAACAATTGGGCGAAACAATGGAAACCTTTGGTAAGAGATTTAATGTTGGTAAAGGAACTGTTAATAATTGGGAAAAAGGAAGAAGTATTCCTAAAAAACCTACTTTACTTTTGATTTCAAAAATAGGCAAGCTTTCTGTTGATGAGCTCCTTTTTGGTTCTAAATCTGAGTATATTGAATACTTGTTTAAACAAAAAGAGCATGAAGTCATAAGTGATTATGATTTTATAAGTAAGGAGCAACTCCATAATGTAGTGCAGGATAAAAAAGAAAAAATGTTGTCTAAAGACTTATCTGAATGGGATTATAATCGTATAAAAAAATTTATTGATAGATTTTTTGATAAGTTAGTTAAAGGAATTCCTATAAATACTGATGACATGCTTTTAGAGATTGTTTCTACTTTAAACGATAAGATTGTTTGGGTAAGAGGCTTGTACAATGAAAAAGGCTTAAAGAAAAAACACAGGATTCAGAACTATAATCTTGCCCCCAGTTATTATCAAAAAGTTTTGACTATTTTACAAAATGCTCGCTCCGAAATAGATATTCTAAGAGATACTCTTGAAGTTGATGAAGCCACAGAGAATAATTTTATTGAAGAATAA
- a CDS encoding site-specific integrase — translation MIKKYELKDGTARYMYHTYLGTDPLTGKRIKACKRGFKTQKEARLAESQLLLKVETEGLSESHKRMKFSEVYGLWLVHYKNTVKESTYVRQKAQADLHILPIFGEYFVDKISVSFCQQQSNLWFNKYAKYANFMGTVRAILDYAINLGYLDDNPMRKVIRPRKRQGIIDESEEKAKNFYSKEELKHFLECAEQEDKELALIFRILAFTGLRKSELMALRWKDLDLIKATLSVNQTVVYGIDNRMLFQTPKTKKSKRTISLDPVTVQQLKSWRTTKKEEAFPNRLLDTDLVFSNPEGKPYSFDFINYHLRCLLKKYDLKKITPHGFRHTHCSLLFEAGASVKEVQERLGHEDIKTTMNIYAHVTKEIKEQTAQKFAQFMNI, via the coding sequence ATGATAAAAAAATATGAATTGAAAGATGGTACTGCTCGTTATATGTACCATACCTATTTAGGAACAGACCCGTTGACAGGGAAACGAATCAAAGCCTGTAAACGTGGTTTTAAAACCCAAAAAGAAGCTAGACTGGCAGAAAGTCAGTTATTGCTTAAAGTGGAAACGGAGGGGCTTTCTGAATCTCATAAACGCATGAAATTTTCTGAGGTTTATGGTTTGTGGTTGGTTCACTATAAGAATACTGTTAAAGAAAGCACCTATGTTCGTCAAAAAGCACAAGCAGACCTACATATTTTACCTATTTTTGGTGAGTATTTTGTTGATAAAATCAGCGTGTCTTTCTGTCAGCAACAGTCTAACTTGTGGTTTAATAAGTACGCCAAATACGCTAATTTTATGGGGACGGTGCGTGCTATCCTTGATTATGCTATCAACCTCGGTTATTTAGATGATAACCCTATGCGAAAGGTTATTCGACCACGCAAACGACAAGGGATTATTGATGAGTCAGAAGAAAAGGCAAAGAATTTTTATAGCAAAGAAGAGTTGAAACATTTCTTAGAATGTGCTGAACAGGAAGATAAGGAGTTGGCTTTAATCTTCAGAATTCTAGCCTTTACAGGGTTAAGGAAAAGCGAGTTAATGGCGTTGCGATGGAAAGACCTTGACTTGATAAAGGCAACCTTGTCTGTTAATCAGACCGTAGTCTATGGGATAGATAATCGAATGCTCTTTCAAACGCCAAAGACCAAAAAGAGCAAGCGGACAATATCGCTTGACCCTGTGACGGTTCAACAGTTGAAAAGTTGGCGAACTACGAAAAAAGAAGAAGCCTTTCCAAATCGTTTACTGGATACAGACCTAGTTTTTTCCAATCCTGAAGGTAAGCCTTACAGTTTTGATTTTATAAACTATCATTTACGGTGTTTACTGAAAAAGTATGACCTTAAAAAGATTACGCCTCATGGATTCCGTCATACTCATTGTTCTCTACTTTTTGAAGCTGGTGCAAGTGTCAAAGAAGTGCAAGAGCGTTTAGGGCATGAAGACATCAAGACCACCATGAACATCTATGCTCATGTTACAAAAGAAATAAAAGAGCAAACAGCCCAGAAGTTTGCTCAATTTATGAATATTTAG
- a CDS encoding type B 50S ribosomal protein L31 — MKKDIHPEYRPVVFLDTTTGYKFLSGSTKSSNETVEFEGETYPLIRVEISSDSHPFYTGRQKFTQADGRVDRFNKKYGLK; from the coding sequence ATGAAAAAAGACATTCACCCAGAATACCGTCCAGTTGTTTTCCTTGATACAACAACTGGCTACAAGTTCTTGAGCGGTTCAACTAAGTCTTCTAACGAGACAGTTGAATTTGAAGGCGAAACTTACCCACTCATCCGTGTGGAAATTTCATCTGACTCACACCCATTCTACACTGGACGTCAAAAGTTCACTCAAGCAGATGGTCGTGTGGATCGCTTCAACAAAAAATACGGTCTCAAATAA